In one window of Macadamia integrifolia cultivar HAES 741 chromosome 2, SCU_Mint_v3, whole genome shotgun sequence DNA:
- the LOC122072161 gene encoding uncharacterized protein LOC122072161, with protein MEEKDETVDPRDCQLGYCIPQHVDNYNFVVGQEFSDVKTFRKTIKEAAIAQHFELRIIKSDLIRYFAKCATEDCPWRIRAVKLPNVSTFAIRSLEGTHTCGKNAQHGHHQASVDWIVNFIEERLRDNMNYKPKDILQDIHRQYGITIPYKQAWRAKERGLAAIYGSSEEGYCLLPAYCEQIKKTNPGSVAQVFTTGADNRFQRLFISFYASIYGFVNGCLPLIGIGGIQLKSKYLGTLLSATSFDADGGLFPLAFGVVDVENDESWMWFLSELHKLLEMNTESIPQLTFLSDGQKGIVDAVKRKFPSASHGFCMRHLSESIGKEFKNSRLVHLLWKAAYSITTIGFKERMAEIEEVSPEAAKWIQQIPPSRWAVAYFTGKRYGHLSSNIEEFNRWILEACELPIIQVIERIHSKLMAEFIERHAKGSDWMSILAPSADQILVPSADQMLAPSAEQRITEAMNHASGYQVLRSDEVEFEVISAERSDIVNIGTRCCSCRDWQLCGLPCSHAVAAIISCRKRIHEFCEKCFTVANYCETYSQAINPVPDKSEWSKASEVPVEEDSRVVTPPKFRRPPGRPEKKRLCVEDLNREKHTVHCSRCNQTGHYKTTCKAAEVIESRIS; from the coding sequence ATGGAGGAAAAGGACGAAACTGTTGATCCGAGGGATTGTCAGTTGGGCTATTGTATTCCTCAGCATGTGGATAACTACAATTTTGTCGTTGGTCAGGAGTTTTCAGATGTCAAGACTTTCAGGAAGACAATTAAGGAAGCAGCGATCGCACAACATTTTGAGCTTCGAATAATAAAGAGTGACCTGATTCGTTATTTTGCAAAGTGTGCCACAGAAGACTGTCCATGGCGTATTCGTGCAGTGAAGCTTCCTAATGTCTCAACTTTCGCTATAAGGAGCCTTGAAGGGACACATACATGTGGAAAAAATGCACAACATGGCCATCACCAGGCCTCTGTGGATTGGATTGTGAATTTTATTGAGGAACGACTGCGAGACAATATGAATTACAAGCCCAAAGATATTTTGCAGGATATCCATAGACAATATGGGATAACCATCCCATACAAGCAAGCATGGAGGGCCAAGGAGCGGGGGTTGGCTGCAATTTATGGTTCTTCTGAGGAAGGATATTGCCTCCTTCCTGCATACTGTGAACAAATAAAGAAGACAAATCCTGGAAGTGTAGCACAGGTTTTCACCACTGGGGCTGATAACAGGTTTCAGAGGctttttatttccttctatGCATCCATATATGGGTTTGTGAATGGCTGTCTTCCCCTTATTGGGATTGGTGGCATCCAGCTGAAAAGCAAGTACCTTGGTACCTTATTGTCAGCGACCTCTTTTGATGCTGATGGTGGGTTATTTCCACTTGCTTTTGGTGTTGTTGATGTAGAAAATGATGAGAGCTGGATGTGGTTTTTATCAGAGCTTCATAAGCTGTTAGAGATGAACACTGAGAGTATACCACAGCTGACATTCCTGTCAGATGGGCAGAAAGGCATTGTTGATGCAGTAAAAAGGAAATTCCCTAGCGCATCTCATGGATTTTGCATGCGTCACTTAAGTGAAAGCATTGGTAAAGAGTTTAAGAACTCAAGGCTTGTCCATCTTCTCTGGAAGGCTGCCTATTCCATTACCACCATTGGCTTTAAAGAGAGAATGGCAGAGATTGAAGAGGTTTCTCCAGAAGCAGCTAAGTGGATCCAACAAATTCCACCATCCCGTTGGGCTGTAGCATATTTTACAGGAAAACGATATGGACATCTCTCTTCAAATATTGAGGAATTCAATAGATGGATTCTTGAAGCTTGTGAACTACCCATAATTCAGGTGATTGAGCGGATTCACAGCAAATTAATGGCCGAGTTCATTGAAAGGCATGCAAAGGGCTCAGATTGGATGTCAATACTTGCCCCATCTGCTGATCAAATACTTGTCCCATCTGCTGATCaaatgcttgccccatctgCTGAGCAGCGGATAACTGAAGCAATGAACCATGCTTCTGGCTACCAAGTCCTTCGATCAGATGAAGTAGAATTTGAGGTGATTTCTGCTGAAAGGTCAGACATTGTGAATATTGGAACTCGTTGTTGTTCGTGTCGTGACTGGCAGCTCTGTGGCCTACCTTGTTCCCATGCTGTTGCTGCAATCATTTCTTGTAGAAAACGTATCCATGAGTTTTGTGAGAAGTGCTTTACCGTGGCTAATTACTGTGAGACATACTCACAAGCAATAAATCCTGTCCCCGATAAAAGTGAATGGAGCAAGGCAAGTGAGGTTCCTGTGGAAGAGGACAGTAGAGTGGTGACACCACCCAAGTTTCGTCGTCCACCAGGACGCCCTGAAAAGAAGAGGCTTTGTGTAGAGGACCTTAATCGGGAGAAGCATACTGTGCATTGTAGTCGCTGTAACCAAACTGGACACTATAAAACAACGTGCAAGGCTGCAGAGGTTATAGAGAGTAGAATATCCTAA
- the LOC122072160 gene encoding putative pentatricopeptide repeat-containing protein At5g65820, whose amino-acid sequence MQRISSRKLLFGIEFRLLLSSNPYHCRSQVEEFITGPALQPSYDSPKLHPIQSSSPQIITESNPYQIVQTSRALSTSNGDDLQKSMNLRNPSIDRKREFGFVCLENKHAFRTDPSNSDEYTADVEKIYRILRKFHSRVPKLELALQESGVIVRSGLVERVLNRCGDAGNLGYRFFAWASKQPGYRHSYEVYKAMIRVLGKMRQFGTVWALIEEMRKENPHFITPDVFVVLMRRFASARMVQKAIEVLDEMPKYGCEPDEHVFGCLLDALCKNGSVKQAASLFEDMRIRFTPNLKHFTSLLYGWCKEGKLMEAKFVLVQMREAGFEPDIVVYNNLLSGYAVAGKMGDAFDLVQEMKRKGCDPNATSYTILIQALCSREKMEEAMRVFLEMRRSGCVADVVTYTTLISGFCKRGKIDRGYELLDSMIQQGCNPNQMTYFHILAAHEKKEELEECLEMVKEMKKVCCNPDLSIYNTVIRLACKLGEVKEGVKAWNEMEVSGISPGLDTFTIMIHGFLEQGCLLEACGYFKEMVGRGLLSAPQYGTLKELLNSLLRADKIEMAKDVWSCIVTKGCDLNVYAWTIWIHALFSNGHVKEACSYCLDMMDAGVMPQPDTFAKLMRGLRKLYNRQIAAEITEKVRKMAADRQITFKMYKRRGERDLKEKAKAKTDGRKRRARRRH is encoded by the coding sequence ATGCAAAGGATTTCTTCGAGGAAGCTTCTTTTCGGAATCGAATTCCGCCTTCTTCTCTCTTCGAATCCCTATCATTGCCGCAGTCAAGTTGAAGAATTCATAACAGGACCTGCACTTCAACCATCCTATGATTCACCAAAGCTTCACCCCATCCAGTCCTCTTCCCCTCAAATTATTACAGAATCCAACCCATATCAGATTGTTCAAACCTCGCGTGCATTATCGACCTCCAATGGCGATGATTTACAGAAATCGATGAACTTAAGGAATCCAAGCATCGATAGAAAGCGAGAGTTTGGATTCGTTTGTCTTGAAAACAAGCATGCATTTCGAACAGATCCGTCTAATTCCGATGAATATACTGCAGATGTCGAGAAGATCTACAGAATTCTGCGTAAGTTTCATTCAAGGGTTCCCAAATTGGAACTTGCGCTTCAAGAATCAGGTGTTATTGTAAGGTCGGGTTTGGTCGAACGCGTATTGAATCGGTGCGGTGATGCCGGGAACCTAGGGTATAGGTTCTTCGCCTGGGCCTCGAAACAACCTGGGTACAGGCATAGTTACGAAGTTTATAAGGCCATGATCAGGGTTTTGGGGAAGATGAGGCAGTTTGGTACCGTTTGGGCCCTAATCGAAGAGATGAGGAAAGAGAATCCCCACTTCATCACGCCTGATGTCTTCGTTGTCTTGATGAGGAGATTTGCTTCCGCTAGAATGGTTCAGAAGGCAATTGAAGTCTTGGATGAGATGCCCAAGTATGGGTGTGAGCCCGATGAGCACGTCTTCGGGTGTTTGCTCGATGCCCTGTGCAAGAACGGCAGTGTTAAGCAAGCTGCTTCGCTGTTTGAGGACATGAGAATCAGGTTCACGCCTAATCTCAAGCATTTTACCTCCTTATTGTATGGTTGGTGCAAAGAAGGGAAACTCATGGAGGCTAAATTCGTTTTGGTTCAGATGAGGGAAGCTGGCTTCGAGCCGGACATTGTCGTCTACAACAATCTTCTCAGTGGGTATGCAGTGGCTGGGAAAATGGGGGATGCATTCGACCTCGTGCAGGAGATGAAGAGGAAGGGATGTGACCCAAATGCAACTTCGTACACAATTTTGATCCAGGCACTCTGTTCCAGAGAAAAAATGGAGGAAGCTATGCGGGTTTTTCTTGAAATGCGAAGAAGCGGATGCGTTGCAGATGTCGTGACCTATACCACCTTGATAAGCGGATTCTGCAAGCGAGGAAAGATTGATAGAGGTTATGAGCTTCTGGATAGTATGATTCAGCAAGGCTGCAATCCAAACCAGATGACTTATTTCCACATTCTGGCGGCTcatgagaagaaggaagagctAGAAGAATGTTTGGAAATGGTGAAGGAGATGAAAAAGGTGTGTTGCAATCCTGATCTCAGCATCTACAACACTGTGATCCGCCTGGCCTGTAAATTGGGTGAAGTGAAGGAAGGAGTGAAAGCTTGGAATGAAATGGAAGTCAGTGGGATAAGCCCGGGGCTTGACACCTTCACCATCATGATCCATGGGTTCCTCGAGCAAGGCTGTTTACTTGAAGCTTGTGGTTACTTCAAGGAGATGGTGGGGAGGGGTCTTTTATCTGCTCCACAGTATGGAACCCTTAAGGAGCTCCTGAATTCGTTGTTGAGAGCAGACAAGATTGAAATGGCGAAAGATGTTTGGAGTTGCATCGTTACCAAAGGTTGTGATCTCAATGTGTACGCATGGACGATTTGGATTCATGCATTGTTCTCAAATGGGCATGTCAAGGAAGCTTGCTCCTACTGTTTGGACATGATGGATGCAGGGGTCATGCCTCAGCCAGATACCTTTGCAAAGCTAATGCGAGGCCTTAGGAAACTTTACAACAGACAGATTGCGGCAGAGATCACAGAGAAGGTGAGGAAGATGGCTGCAGACAgacagataaccttcaagatgTATAAAAGACGAGGTGAAAGGGACTTGAAGGAAAAAGCCAAGGCAAAGACAGATGGGAGGAAAAGGAGGGCTCGTCGACGTCATTGA